The genomic interval TTTCTCGACCTCCAGCTATAGGCGGAAGATCGTCTAAAAACATTGCGTGAGTATATCCTCCCATTCTACCCTTATAACGTACAGGGATTACTTGGCCTGATTCAGTATAATCACCAAATCCAGTGGAATCCGGCATGCGGATGAATTCAAATTTGACTAGAGGATCTACTATTTCTAAAGGTTCCGGGACTATTTTGCGCAATAAATCCATATCTGTTTCATAGGTAATGATTAAATACTCTCTATTGATAAAGCGATAAGGGCCTCGTGGGTAAGCGGGGCTGGTAAGTGGCATCGCAAAAGCTTGTTCTAATACCTCTGCTTCTTTCATTTCCAAACTCCTTTGGATGTGTTTATGACAACAAACTCATTATAATAATTTCATTTTTGTTGTCGGTGGTACGCACTGATAGTGAAGCCATTTTGAAGTCATGCCAAATTTATTCCATGAACCAGCCATGACTTACTACAAGGGATTGTCCTGTTAGTGCATTAGATTCAAAAGAAGCAAAAAATAAAGCGGTTTGTGCTACGTCATCAGTAGTAGTGAATACCCCATCGACTGTATCTTTGAGCATGACATTTTTAATGACCTCTTCCTCAGTAATGCCTAATTCTTTAGCTTGCTCTGGGATTTGTTTGTCTACAAGTGGTGTTCTAACAAAACCAGGGCAAATGACATTTGCTCTTACATTATGAGCAGCCCCTTCTTTAGCAACCACTTTACATAAACCGAGTAAGCCATGTTTTGCAGTCACATAAGGTGCTTTAAGCTTAGAGGCTTCTTTGGAATGCACCGAACCCATATAAATGACACTGCCTCCTTTACCGGAAGCATACATGTGCTTTAGGGCAGCACGAGTTGTTAAGAATGCACCGTCTAAATGAATAGAGATTAGTTTTTTCCAGTCCGAAAAAGCTAATTGATCTATCGGGCTAATAATTTGAATTCCAGCATTGCTGACCAGAACATCCACACCACCAAAATTTTCAGCTACAGCGTCTACGCCTTGATTGACCTCGTTTTCATCGGTGACGTTCATGGCAACTGCCATTGCTTCTCCACCTTGAGACTTTATTTCTTCAGCAGCAGCATTGGCTTGAGATAAATTCAAATCAGCAATGGCAACTTTTGCACCTTCTTTCGCATAAACTAAAGCTATTTCTTTACCAATTCCACTAGCGGCTCCAGTAATTATAGCTACTTTATTTTTTAAGCGCATGATAACAATCCTTGTATAATTTTTGAGTTAATGGGCAATCATATTGACTGAACTAAATTTTTTAAAAGTATAGCAATGGAAGTAAAATATTGCTTATTTTTCTCCAAAGAATTTTTGACAATTCATTTTACCCTTGTCCTGACCTTAATATGTTTGGGAGCCGAATGGTGTACATCAATTTGTTGGAACTAATTGTCTACAGCCTCGCATTTAGCTTAGATGGATGACAAAAACTCAATGGATTTAAAAACTTTAACCCCTTTATTAGAGAGGTTAAAGTTATTTTTTTAGTAATAATAGTAATTGTAGCCAGGACGATAATAACGATGACGGTAGTAATATTGTCGGTCTTGTTGTTGACCAATAGCATTGCCTACCAGAGCTCCGGCTCCTGCACCTATTACTGTACCTAGTGCACTACCTCCAGTAGCGGCATAACCTATACCCGCTCCAGCTGCTCCACCAACACCGGTTCCTACTTCTGTATTAGTGCAACCACCGAGCATAAAAACTGATAAACTGATAAAAAATAATGGAGCAATAATTTTTTCATAGTGAACTCCCTTTTATGATTTTAAGAATTTCTGCATTTATAGATTGATTTTTATTTGCCAGAAGATTCTAATTTCTTTATCTCCATTATGATTTTAGTACAATATTTTTATTTTTTGCTAAATAATTGTTCATATTTTATATTTGTTGAAGGCATTTAAAAGACAAATTTTACTCTGACCCTCATTTTCCAGTAGTATTAGCAGTATCGATCATAAAAAATAGAGGAAGATATGTTTAAAGGAAGCATAGTTGCTTTATTAACTCCCATGCTCAATGATCAAGTAGATGTTTCTCGTCTGCGTGAGCTTGTGGAATATCATATTGAAATGGGTAGTCATGGTCTGGTGGCAGCAGGTTCTACAGGTGAGTCGGGCACTTTATCCCACGAAGAAAAAATTCTTGTGATTAAAACCGTTGTTGATCAAGTTAAAGAGCGAATTCCTGTAATTGCTGGAACGGGTATGAATGCCACTCGTGATTGTATTAAATTAACTCAAGAAGCGATGGAATGTGGCGCACATGCTGCGTTAATCATGACTCCAGCATATATCAGGCCAACTCAAGAAGGTTTATATCAGCATTACAGCCAAATAGCGCATGCGGTTGCTATGCCTATCATTCTTTATAATGTTCCAACGAGGACTGCTTGTGATATGTTACCTGAAACTGTAGCACGACTTGCAAAGATTTCTAACATTGTGGGAATAAAGGATGCTACGGGCCAAATGACCCGGTTACAACAAATTTTGCGTCTTTCTGACGGAAGCATTGATGTATTTAGTGGTGATGATTTTACTGCCGCATCTTGGATGTTAGCCGGAGCTAAGGGAAATATTTCCGCGGCAGCTAACATAGTTGCTAAATTAATGGCAAAATTATGTGATTTAGCTTTAGATGGGGATCATGCGGCATGTTTACGTCTTAATGAGCAATTAATGCCTTTATATGAATTATTGTTTATTGAAACAAATCCTATTGCTATAAAATGGGCAGCAAACAAAATGGGCTTAATGGAAAATGAATTAAGAATGCCATTGACACCTTTATCAAAAGAGCATCATGAGC from Legionella sainthelensi carries:
- the dapA gene encoding 4-hydroxy-tetrahydrodipicolinate synthase, producing MFKGSIVALLTPMLNDQVDVSRLRELVEYHIEMGSHGLVAAGSTGESGTLSHEEKILVIKTVVDQVKERIPVIAGTGMNATRDCIKLTQEAMECGAHAALIMTPAYIRPTQEGLYQHYSQIAHAVAMPIILYNVPTRTACDMLPETVARLAKISNIVGIKDATGQMTRLQQILRLSDGSIDVFSGDDFTAASWMLAGAKGNISAAANIVAKLMAKLCDLALDGDHAACLRLNEQLMPLYELLFIETNPIAIKWAANKMGLMENELRMPLTPLSKEHHEPLEKILKNLELI
- a CDS encoding glycine zipper domain-containing protein → MLGGCTNTEVGTGVGGAAGAGIGYAATGGSALGTVIGAGAGALVGNAIGQQQDRQYYYRHRYYRPGYNYYYY
- a CDS encoding 3-hydroxybutyrate dehydrogenase, coding for MRLKNKVAIITGAASGIGKEIALVYAKEGAKVAIADLNLSQANAAAEEIKSQGGEAMAVAMNVTDENEVNQGVDAVAENFGGVDVLVSNAGIQIISPIDQLAFSDWKKLISIHLDGAFLTTRAALKHMYASGKGGSVIYMGSVHSKEASKLKAPYVTAKHGLLGLCKVVAKEGAAHNVRANVICPGFVRTPLVDKQIPEQAKELGITEEEVIKNVMLKDTVDGVFTTTDDVAQTALFFASFESNALTGQSLVVSHGWFME